A DNA window from Comamonas fluminis contains the following coding sequences:
- a CDS encoding dihydroorotase, translating to MKILIRNGRVMDPASGFDQQADIAIDGGVIAAIGSVPAGFVAEREIDAAGQWVLPGLVDLAVRLREPGHEHEGMLQSEMAAAVAGGVTSLVCLPDTDPVLDEQGLVEMLKFRAEKQHKSRLFPMGALTVGLKGETLTEMAELTESGCVAFGQADVPLPSITTLSRALAYANTFGYAVWLRPQDKDLGKGVAASGALATRMGLAGVSVAAETIALHTIFELIRGSQTRVHLCRISSAAGVELVRRAKAEGLNVTADVSINSLLLTETDIGYFDSSARVIPVLRQQRDRDALSAALADGTIDALVSDHTPVDEDAKVLPFAEAEPGATGVELLLSVAVKWSRDHNVALNRALAAITTAPVSVLGNALGDQQSLLGQLKVGGIADLCIVDPDAEWTVEPKALESQGKSTPFTGYELPARVVTTIVDGEIAYQR from the coding sequence ATGAAGATTTTGATTCGCAATGGCCGGGTGATGGATCCGGCAAGCGGTTTCGACCAGCAGGCCGATATCGCCATTGATGGCGGCGTGATTGCAGCCATCGGTTCTGTGCCCGCAGGTTTTGTGGCCGAGCGTGAAATTGACGCGGCTGGTCAGTGGGTGCTGCCGGGTCTGGTTGATCTGGCCGTGCGCTTGCGTGAGCCAGGCCATGAGCACGAAGGCATGCTGCAGTCCGAAATGGCTGCTGCCGTAGCCGGTGGTGTGACCAGCCTGGTCTGCCTGCCCGATACCGACCCTGTTCTGGACGAGCAAGGCCTGGTGGAAATGCTCAAGTTCCGTGCCGAAAAGCAGCACAAGTCGCGCCTGTTCCCCATGGGTGCGCTGACCGTGGGCCTCAAGGGTGAGACGCTGACCGAAATGGCCGAGCTGACTGAGTCCGGCTGCGTGGCCTTTGGTCAGGCCGATGTGCCGCTGCCCAGCATCACCACGCTTAGCCGTGCGCTGGCCTATGCCAACACCTTCGGCTATGCCGTGTGGTTGCGCCCGCAGGACAAGGACCTGGGCAAGGGCGTGGCTGCCAGCGGCGCACTGGCCACCCGCATGGGTCTGGCTGGCGTGTCCGTGGCGGCAGAGACGATTGCACTGCACACCATCTTCGAGCTGATTCGCGGCTCGCAGACCCGTGTTCACCTGTGCCGCATCTCCAGCGCTGCAGGCGTGGAGCTGGTGCGCCGCGCCAAGGCCGAAGGCCTGAACGTGACGGCTGACGTGTCCATCAACTCGCTGTTGCTGACGGAAACCGATATCGGCTACTTCGACAGTAGCGCCCGCGTGATTCCCGTGCTGCGCCAGCAGCGCGACCGCGATGCGCTGTCTGCTGCGCTGGCCGACGGCACGATTGACGCCCTGGTGTCTGACCACACGCCTGTCGATGAAGACGCCAAGGTCCTGCCTTTTGCCGAGGCTGAACCCGGTGCCACCGGTGTTGAACTGCTGCTCTCTGTGGCCGTGAAGTGGAGCCGTGACCACAACGTGGCTCTGAACCGCGCTCTGGCGGCTATCACCACGGCTCCGGTTTCCGTGCTGGGTAATGCGCTGGGCGATCAGCAATCGTTGCTGGGCCAGTTGAAGGTGGGTGGCATTGCCGACCTGTGCATTGTTGACCCTGATGCGGAGTGGACGGTGGAGCCCAAGGCACTGGAAAGCCAGGGCAAGAGCACGCCGTTTACCGGCTATGAACTGCCTGCCCGTGTGGTGACGACTATCGTTGATGGTGAGATCGCTTATCAGCGCTGA
- a CDS encoding YqgE/AlgH family protein, which yields MSAESAPINLTHHFLIAMPGLEDESFSRSVVYLCEHSERGALGLIINKPSKLSLQGLLQKVDLGLKREDLREAQVFTGGPVQTDRGFVLHEPMVIADAPENESAYASTMTIPGGLEMTTSKDVLEALSDGAGPKRVLVTLGYSSWDEGQLESEIGENAWLTVEADPDVIFNTPVDERYDRALGLLGLQRWMLSPEAGRA from the coding sequence ATGTCTGCAGAATCTGCGCCTATCAACTTGACGCACCACTTCCTGATTGCCATGCCTGGCCTGGAAGATGAGTCGTTTTCGCGCAGCGTTGTGTACCTGTGCGAGCACAGCGAGCGTGGCGCGCTCGGTTTGATTATCAACAAGCCCTCCAAGCTCAGCCTGCAAGGCCTGCTCCAGAAAGTGGATTTGGGCCTCAAGCGCGAGGATCTGCGCGAGGCCCAGGTTTTCACCGGCGGCCCGGTGCAGACCGATCGCGGTTTTGTGCTGCATGAGCCCATGGTGATTGCCGATGCGCCCGAGAACGAATCGGCTTACGCATCGACCATGACCATACCCGGCGGGCTGGAAATGACCACTTCCAAGGATGTGCTCGAAGCCCTGTCTGACGGCGCTGGCCCCAAGCGCGTGCTGGTCACGCTGGGCTATTCGTCCTGGGATGAGGGGCAGCTTGAATCCGAAATTGGCGAGAACGCCTGGCTGACCGTGGAGGCTGACCCAGATGTGATCTTCAATACCCCCGTGGATGAACGATACGACCGGGCGCTGGGCCTGCTGGGGTTGCAGCGCTGGATGCTATCGCCCGAAGCGGGACGCGCATGA
- a CDS encoding aspartate carbamoyltransferase catalytic subunit, protein MLYKRNPQLNKNGELIHLLTTEGLSKDILTQILDTASNFVSVNDREVKKVPLLRGKSVFNLFFENSTRTRTTFEIAAKRLSADVFNLDIARSSASKGETLLDTIDNLSAMAADIFVVRHSESGAPYLIAKHVAPHVHVVNAGDGRHAHPTQGLLDMYTIRHYKKDFSNLRVAIVGDVLHSRVARSDIHALTTLGAAEVRVVGPRTLVPSDMSSMGVRVFHNLEEGIKDCDVIIMLRLQNERMSGALLPSSQEYFKSFGLTEKRLELAKPDAIVMHPGPINRGVEIDSAVVDGPQAVILSQVTFGIAVRMAVMSIVAGNEA, encoded by the coding sequence GTGCTGTACAAGCGCAACCCCCAACTCAACAAGAATGGCGAGCTGATTCACTTGCTCACCACCGAAGGTTTGTCCAAGGACATCCTCACCCAGATTCTGGACACCGCCAGCAACTTCGTCAGCGTCAACGACCGCGAAGTCAAGAAGGTGCCGCTGCTGCGCGGCAAGAGCGTGTTCAATCTGTTCTTCGAAAACAGCACGCGCACCCGCACCACGTTCGAGATCGCGGCCAAGCGTTTGAGCGCCGACGTGTTCAATCTGGACATCGCACGCAGCTCGGCCAGCAAGGGCGAGACGCTGCTGGACACCATCGACAACCTGAGCGCCATGGCCGCTGACATCTTTGTCGTGCGCCACAGCGAATCCGGTGCGCCCTATCTGATCGCCAAGCATGTGGCGCCCCATGTTCACGTGGTCAACGCCGGTGACGGCCGCCATGCACACCCCACACAGGGTCTGCTGGACATGTACACCATCCGCCACTACAAAAAGGATTTCTCGAACCTGCGCGTGGCGATTGTGGGCGACGTGCTGCACTCGCGCGTGGCGCGTTCGGACATCCACGCGTTGACTACCCTTGGCGCTGCTGAAGTGCGCGTGGTGGGCCCTCGTACGCTGGTGCCATCGGACATGAGCAGCATGGGCGTGCGTGTCTTCCACAACCTGGAAGAGGGCATCAAGGACTGCGACGTCATCATCATGCTGCGCCTGCAAAACGAGCGCATGAGCGGTGCGCTGCTGCCGTCGAGCCAGGAATACTTCAAGAGCTTTGGCCTGACCGAAAAGCGCCTGGAGCTGGCCAAGCCCGATGCCATCGTCATGCACCCCGGCCCTATCAATCGCGGCGTGGAGATCGACTCCGCTGTGGTCGATGGCCCGCAGGCCGTGATTCTGTCGCAGGTGACTTTCGGCATCGCGGTGCGCATGGCCGTCATGTCGATCGTTGCGGGTAACGAAGCCTGA
- a CDS encoding Bug family tripartite tricarboxylate transporter substrate binding protein encodes MKNTPAPYPLQINRRQWSQWAAATALSGLAGSALAQDSKYPSKAIRMVIPFTPGGSADILGRAIGHELTTAWGQSVVPENVAGAGGSIGADRVAKAAPDGYTLLMGHVGTLAVTPSLYPKLPYDPIKSFTPLAWVARVPNVLVVHPSVPANDLASFIAYAKSRPGSVNYSSGGNGSAAHMTMAYLALQAGLTMQHVPYKGTAPAVNDLVASQVQALFTGVPAVLAQIRAGQIKAIAVSSPQRIAALPNVATVSEAGLPGFEADQWYGVVGPANMPADVVSKINTQINASLKSPAILERLQNEGAQPMPSSPKVFADLIAKDLARWRKVIIDSKMTL; translated from the coding sequence ATGAAAAACACCCCAGCCCCCTATCCACTTCAGATCAACCGCCGCCAATGGAGTCAATGGGCCGCAGCCACTGCGCTGAGCGGCCTAGCTGGCAGCGCTCTGGCGCAAGACTCCAAATACCCCAGCAAAGCCATACGCATGGTGATTCCGTTCACACCGGGTGGCTCGGCCGATATTCTGGGCCGCGCCATTGGCCACGAGCTGACAACGGCCTGGGGCCAGAGTGTGGTGCCCGAAAACGTAGCGGGCGCAGGCGGCAGCATTGGCGCTGACCGCGTGGCCAAGGCGGCACCGGACGGCTACACGCTGCTGATGGGGCATGTGGGTACGCTGGCCGTCACCCCCTCGCTCTATCCCAAGCTGCCTTACGACCCGATCAAGAGCTTCACCCCGCTGGCCTGGGTGGCTCGCGTGCCCAATGTGCTGGTGGTTCACCCATCTGTGCCCGCCAACGATCTGGCGTCTTTCATCGCCTATGCAAAGTCCCGCCCCGGCAGCGTGAACTACAGCTCGGGCGGCAATGGCAGCGCAGCCCACATGACCATGGCTTATCTGGCGCTGCAGGCCGGGCTGACCATGCAGCATGTGCCTTACAAAGGCACGGCCCCAGCCGTCAATGATCTGGTGGCCAGTCAGGTGCAAGCACTCTTTACCGGTGTACCTGCAGTGCTGGCCCAGATTCGTGCGGGCCAGATCAAGGCAATCGCCGTGTCCTCGCCCCAGCGCATTGCAGCCCTGCCTAATGTAGCTACCGTATCTGAAGCAGGTCTTCCCGGTTTTGAAGCAGACCAGTGGTATGGCGTTGTGGGCCCGGCCAATATGCCAGCCGATGTGGTGAGCAAGATCAACACACAGATCAATGCCTCGCTCAAAAGCCCCGCCATTTTGGAGCGTCTGCAAAACGAAGGCGCCCAGCCCATGCCCAGCAGCCCCAAGGTGTTTGCCGACCTGATCGCCAAAGACCTGGCACGCTGGCGCAAAGTCATCATTGACAGCAAGATGACGCTCTGA
- a CDS encoding lysophospholipid acyltransferase family protein, translating to MANGLHSIKTSIRAVWRGMRLLAHVAKGAWIVAFRFPQLHYWQQHEHVQAWAATLMLRAGVELQIKGEPPAKGPVMLVSNHISWLDIPMLHAARHCRFISKSDVKGWPIIGTLATAAGTLYIQRSSRRDAMRMVGAMEDAFKRSEILAVFPEGTTGDGRELLSFHSNLLEAAVQCDAPVQPVGLRFVDGKTGQTSYAATYVGDETLLGSIWRVLSSDQLQAVVHYGQPQQAQGRDRRAWSKDLHAEVDRLRQ from the coding sequence ATGGCAAACGGCTTGCACAGTATCAAAACCAGTATTCGCGCAGTCTGGCGCGGCATGCGGCTGCTGGCGCATGTGGCCAAGGGCGCGTGGATTGTGGCGTTTCGCTTTCCCCAGTTGCATTACTGGCAGCAGCACGAGCATGTGCAGGCTTGGGCTGCCACCTTGATGCTGCGTGCGGGTGTCGAGCTGCAGATCAAAGGCGAGCCGCCTGCCAAAGGGCCGGTGATGCTGGTCAGCAACCATATCTCGTGGCTGGACATCCCCATGCTGCATGCGGCGCGTCACTGCCGCTTTATCTCCAAGTCTGACGTCAAAGGCTGGCCCATCATCGGCACCCTGGCCACGGCTGCTGGCACGCTGTATATCCAGCGCAGCTCGCGGCGCGATGCCATGCGCATGGTGGGCGCGATGGAAGATGCGTTTAAGCGCAGCGAAATTCTGGCCGTGTTTCCCGAGGGCACGACGGGCGATGGGCGAGAGCTACTTTCTTTTCACTCCAACCTGCTTGAAGCCGCCGTGCAGTGCGACGCACCAGTGCAGCCCGTGGGCCTGCGCTTTGTTGATGGCAAAACAGGCCAGACCAGCTATGCCGCCACCTATGTGGGCGACGAAACCCTGCTGGGCTCCATCTGGCGCGTGCTCAGCTCCGACCAATTGCAGGCCGTGGTGCACTATGGCCAGCCTCAGCAGGCACAAGGGCGCGATCGCCGGGCATGGTCCAAGGATTTGCATGCCGAGGTGGATCGGCTGCGGCAGTAA
- the pyrR gene encoding bifunctional pyr operon transcriptional regulator/uracil phosphoribosyltransferase PyrR produces the protein MSETIAGNLSGQGSLILDAEALYSELLRGVQRLMGPNTRLAGITSGGAWLVERLHKDLNLAGKPSVLSSSLHRDDFSQRGMSSSAQTQIDFDVNGADILVLDDVLYTGRTVRAVLNELYDYGRPACVRLAVLVDRGGRELPIQADFAAARVALQADRSLALARDEGGVFHFRIQEA, from the coding sequence ATGAGTGAAACCATTGCAGGAAACCTGTCGGGCCAGGGCAGCCTGATTCTGGACGCCGAAGCCCTGTACAGCGAATTGCTGCGCGGCGTGCAGCGCCTCATGGGCCCCAATACCCGTCTGGCGGGCATCACCTCCGGTGGCGCCTGGCTGGTTGAGCGTCTGCACAAAGACCTGAACCTTGCAGGCAAGCCCAGCGTGCTGTCGTCTTCGCTGCACCGCGATGACTTCTCGCAGCGCGGCATGTCCAGCAGCGCCCAGACCCAGATCGACTTCGATGTCAACGGCGCCGACATTCTGGTGCTGGACGATGTGCTCTACACCGGCCGCACCGTGCGCGCCGTGCTCAACGAACTGTATGACTACGGCCGTCCCGCTTGCGTGCGACTGGCCGTTTTGGTGGACCGGGGTGGGCGCGAGCTGCCTATCCAGGCCGACTTTGCCGCAGCCCGCGTGGCGCTGCAGGCCGACCGCTCTCTGGCGCTGGCGCGCGATGAGGGCGGTGTTTTCCACTTCCGCATTCAAGAGGCCTGA
- a CDS encoding cryptochrome/photolyase family protein, with product MTPSYPVGLIWLRRDLRLHDNAAIYQAAKHCAKLYCVFVFDDSILCALPHADRRVEFICQSLSELDADLRQHTPRPETGLITRRGLPQDIIPALTQQLGASAVFCNDDDEPAALARDAQVARSLKADGRLLLRYKDHRIFAKDEVLTQSLSPFSVFTPYKNAWLRKITPFYLSSYPSERDLSAKLANLPQSERRPIPTAADLGFAADTLQGLRLPTGTSGANQLLADFLPRLPQYKAARDFPALKGPSYLSVHLRFGTVSIRELARLAYEATHNEEWPASAREGAATWLSELIWRDFYFQILAHHPHVVERSFKPAYDAIEWEAGAEADALFTAWCEGRTGYPLVDAAMRQLNTSGYMHNRLRMVTASFLVKDLGIDWRRGEAYFAEKLNDFDLAANNGGWQWAASTGCDAQPWFRIFNPVTQSEKFDPEGKFIARYVPELTALPAKLRHAPWLAKPLELAEAGVALGSSYPLPVVDHAAAREKTLARFGILKKES from the coding sequence ATGACTCCTTCTTACCCTGTGGGCTTGATCTGGCTAAGACGTGACCTGCGCCTGCACGATAACGCCGCTATTTATCAGGCTGCAAAGCATTGTGCAAAGCTGTATTGCGTCTTTGTCTTTGATGACAGCATTCTTTGCGCCCTACCCCACGCCGACCGCCGCGTGGAGTTCATCTGCCAGAGCCTGAGCGAGCTGGATGCGGACCTGCGCCAGCACACACCCCGCCCGGAAACCGGCCTCATCACCCGGCGCGGCCTGCCGCAGGACATCATTCCCGCCCTGACGCAGCAACTGGGCGCAAGTGCCGTCTTTTGCAATGACGATGACGAACCCGCCGCCCTTGCCCGCGATGCCCAGGTGGCCCGCAGCCTCAAGGCCGATGGCAGGCTTTTGCTGCGCTACAAAGACCACCGCATCTTTGCCAAGGACGAGGTGCTGACCCAGAGCCTTTCGCCTTTCTCGGTCTTTACACCCTACAAAAACGCCTGGCTCAGGAAAATCACGCCCTTTTACCTCTCCAGCTACCCCAGTGAACGCGACCTGAGCGCCAAACTAGCGAACTTGCCGCAGAGCGAGCGCCGCCCCATCCCCACAGCCGCAGACCTGGGCTTTGCCGCCGACACCCTGCAAGGCCTGCGCCTGCCCACGGGCACCAGCGGTGCCAACCAGTTGCTGGCCGACTTTCTGCCGCGCCTGCCGCAATACAAGGCGGCGCGGGACTTTCCGGCCCTCAAGGGCCCCAGCTACCTCAGCGTGCACCTGCGCTTTGGCACCGTCTCCATCCGCGAACTGGCCCGGCTGGCTTATGAAGCCACACACAACGAAGAGTGGCCTGCCAGCGCACGCGAAGGCGCAGCCACCTGGCTCAGCGAGCTGATCTGGCGCGACTTTTACTTTCAGATTCTGGCTCACCACCCGCATGTGGTGGAGCGCAGCTTTAAACCCGCATATGACGCTATCGAATGGGAAGCAGGCGCTGAGGCCGACGCACTCTTCACCGCCTGGTGCGAAGGCCGCACCGGCTACCCGCTGGTCGATGCAGCCATGCGCCAGCTCAACACCAGCGGCTATATGCACAACCGCTTGCGCATGGTTACGGCCAGCTTTCTCGTCAAAGACCTGGGAATCGACTGGCGGCGCGGCGAAGCCTACTTTGCCGAAAAGCTCAATGACTTTGACCTGGCCGCCAATAACGGCGGCTGGCAATGGGCTGCCTCCACCGGCTGCGATGCCCAGCCCTGGTTTCGCATCTTCAACCCGGTGACGCAAAGCGAGAAGTTCGACCCGGAAGGAAAGTTCATCGCCCGCTATGTGCCTGAGCTGACTGCACTGCCCGCCAAGCTGCGGCATGCGCCGTGGCTGGCGAAGCCCCTGGAGCTGGCCGAGGCGGGTGTTGCGCTTGGAAGCAGCTACCCGTTACCGGTGGTGGATCATGCCGCGGCGCGGGAGAAGACGCTGGCTCGGTTTGGGATATTGAAGAAGGAGTCTTGA
- the ruvX gene encoding Holliday junction resolvase RuvX: protein MNDISSSNKAADAAFSPTASVAEQAAPKPEKPEVPAHFQQFLGFDFGIKRTGCASGNRVLGGANPLPTIKAEGADARLQAVDKLIREWQPNALVIGVPYHPDGAAHENTARALKFGRQLRSRFKLPVYEVDERYSTTEALAGGARDADAASACIILEQFLRSLP from the coding sequence ATGAACGATATTTCCTCTTCCAACAAGGCCGCCGATGCGGCCTTTTCACCGACTGCTTCCGTGGCAGAACAAGCGGCCCCCAAGCCCGAAAAGCCCGAGGTGCCTGCGCATTTTCAGCAGTTTCTGGGCTTTGACTTTGGCATCAAGCGCACGGGCTGCGCCTCGGGCAACCGGGTGCTGGGCGGTGCCAACCCGCTGCCCACCATCAAGGCCGAAGGGGCCGATGCCCGTCTGCAGGCCGTGGACAAGCTGATCCGCGAGTGGCAGCCCAATGCGCTGGTGATTGGTGTGCCGTATCACCCCGATGGCGCTGCGCACGAGAACACGGCCCGCGCCCTGAAATTTGGACGCCAGCTCAGAAGCCGCTTCAAACTGCCGGTGTATGAGGTGGACGAACGCTACAGCACAACTGAAGCCCTGGCGGGCGGCGCACGCGACGCCGACGCGGCATCGGCTTGCATCATTCTTGAACAGTTTTTGAGGAGTCTTCCATGA